In the Lasioglossum baleicum unplaced genomic scaffold, iyLasBale1 scaffold1430, whole genome shotgun sequence genome, ACCTGTAAGACGGAAATCTCCCCCACGTGATTTTTGCAAAATACTAGAGCATACGATAATTATCTACATTGCTCGAGTCACGCACGTACGTATATACACGCGTTGCACATGCATATTTCGATTTCGACCTTGAACTAGTGTCACGATCGTGAGTGCAGGCGGAGGGTCTCCAAAGATAACATCCGCGAAATTGCGCGAACCCAATGGAACATCCTACTTGTAACGCTAAGGAAACATCGATTCCTTCCGATTATTCAATATACTTCGGATGTTCGTCGGTAAAAATTAAACTTATATTTGCCACTGTTTCAATGTCCCTCGTATATCATCCTGTTAACCTTCATTTCCAACTTTTACCATCACTTCCATTTTTTAAGCTTGCACATGCGAAAACTTGTATCTAGACAACGGATTTGTTGAACTAGAACTTTATTGGAGCACCAAACCAATTTTTCCGGGTGTCATGCTAGGGCAACgccaattatataaataatattgcagaTTTCCGTCACCTATACCGAACTTTAATGGTTCTAAGAACTCTTTGTTATCCATAAGGTCCAACGCGTTAAAAACGTCAAAGTtcagctgaaaataatatgtaaacAATGTTTTTATTCTTACGTAATAAAAGTAGAAACAGCGAGAGCGAGACTTACATCACGGGCCGATATCAATGCGTCGGTCATAAGTTCGAGCCAAGGAGTCGCAGTGGACACGTTGTAGAAACTGTACGCAGCCCTCAGTGTCTTATGCGTCGGATGATGCATTATGGAACTCGGCAATGTATAGTAGCTAACTAAATCGGTAATGTTACCCTCATTTTCTACTACAAAACTATTAATAATCCCGTTCTGTGGAAGGAACCAATGCCGAAACTCCTCCACCGAGAATATTGGAGCCAAATCGAATTTCTCCAAATACTGAAATATCGATAAACCTAATGCTCGATTaaagtaataatattaaaatgttcGCCGTACATGCCACACGGTTCTGTAAAAATCCTTACATCGCTTAATATCTTATGACCCTGAGGTATGTCTGCTTCCACCAATTTTCTAAATCCTGGTACTTTTGTATTCTCTGGCAGTTTGTACAATTTTAAAGTTCTTTGCATGGTCATGTTACGAGACAAATGCGAGAACTTAACTTCGATTAGTTTCTTTGGATTGAGAGAACGATGCCAATACCTGGGAAAATAAATTCGCGATTAAACAACGAGAGACATGTAGATTATCATCTAGTTACGTACCTGCAAGTAGCTATCGGTTTTGGTAGTACAACACCAGCGGTATACACAGCCTGAAATATACCCTGAAGATTAACTCTCCTAGTTATCTCGCGTATTAACACTGGTGCAACTCGTTTCGATCGTAATTTCTTGTGTACGCACAAGAAATTTATTTCCACCATTTTTTGGGTGCTAAAATTGTATCCTTGTATTAGCTAACAGAGGACagattgaaaaatattcaaaaccTACTGATTATAAACACGCAGAGTAGCTGGAATAGCGGAAATGAAACCGACTAGACGTCCGCTTTTAGTCACCCGTACCCCACAGTGCCATTCTTTGCACCATCCGGGGGATTGTAATGCCCTAGAAGCATGTCCGATTGAAGATTTATCGAGTACAACTAGACCTTACGTTTAATCGGTTGATCTATTATTTACCACTTCAAAAAATTTGGTGGATAATCGAATCTAAACATAGCATCATCGTCTTCCACGTAATTTTCAGATAATAAAGTGTATAATTCGGATAAAACTAATGGGTCATCCAGATTTAAAGTGTCCCATTGAAAGTCCGCTGGTAATGAGTAAGGCTCTGCTCTGATAGATGTTTTATCCGATTCGATCGGTTCGTTTTTAACTATCTTTTCATCTATGGAAAATTTTCAGAGAATAACTTTAtcgattataaattatttattaccaTCGTCGGTATAAGACGTTGAATTATTTACCCATTTTTGGTACCGGCTGTGTACTCCAAAACTGGTAAGGCTTCTCCATAGCCTCTTCTTGAGTTTTGGCAGGTTTCTGATGTATATTAAACACTTCCATGGCTATTTGTAAATCTTTTATCGAAATTTTGCACGTGCTGTTCAT is a window encoding:
- the LOC143220674 gene encoding glycylpeptide N-tetradecanoyltransferase-like translates to MRIIKIYIKMEEKSQVVEREAKKDEIHEKDGKSKSSKKRHLKKKNKMAHATTENHNHSGHKDEHEMNSTCKISIKDLQIAMEVFNIHQKPAKTQEEAMEKPYQFWSTQPVPKMDEKIVKNEPIESDKTSIRAEPYSLPADFQWDTLNLDDPLVLSELYTLLSENYVEDDDAMFRFDYPPNFLKWALQSPGWCKEWHCGVRVTKSGRLVGFISAIPATLRVYNHTQKMVEINFLCVHKKLRSKRVAPVLIREITRRVNLQGIFQAVYTAGVVLPKPIATCRYWHRSLNPKKLIEVKFSHLSRNMTMQRTLKLYKLPENTKVPGFRKLVEADIPQGHKILSDYLEKFDLAPIFSVEEFRHWFLPQNGIINSFVVENEGNITDLVSYYTLPSSIMHHPTHKTLRAAYSFYNVSTATPWLELMTDALISARDLNFDVFNALDLMDNKEFLEPLKFGIGDGNLQYYLYNWRCPSMTPGKIGLVLQ